In Akkermansia muciniphila ATCC BAA-835, the genomic stretch TGGAGGATTCAGGGAAGGCGCTGACGCTGGTATGCGACGATCCTATGGCCGCCCTCTGGGTGGAAAACAGCTATACGCCGGAGCTGAAGCAGGCCGCCATGCTGGCTCTGGGCACGGAACGCCAGATCAAATTCGTCTGCACAGATGAAGTGGCTTCCATGCCCGCTGCAGAAGGCCAGCCGCAAAAAGCTTCTTCCCGGGCCAAAACGCCGCAGGCGGCGGATTCCCCGGCCGCACCGGTCAAAAAACAGCGTACATCGGCCGCCAGGGCATGCCTGAATGACTTATATACGTTCGATTCGTTCGTGGTGTATGAGGACAGCCGTTTTGCGTACCAGGCCGGACTGTCCGTCGCCCAGTCGGAACGGGCCCTGTTCAATCCACTTTTCCTGTACGGTAAATCCGGCGTTGGCAAAACCCATCTTCTCCAGGCCATTGGCCATGAGGTGCTCCATCAGGATTCATCCACAAATGTGGTGTACGTCACGGGCGAACAGTTCGCCAATGAATTTATTGACGCTTCCCGAACCCAGAACGGACAAAGCTTCACCAAACTGCGCCGCAAGTACCGCAAGGCAGACGTCCTGCTGGTGGACGACGTGCAATTTATCTCCGGCAAGGAAAAAACGGTGGAAGAATTCCTGCATACGTTTGACGAACTGTTCCATGCCCACAAAACCATCGTGATTTGCGCGGATGCCGCCGCATGCGATATTTCCAATCTGGACCCCCGGCTGGCGGCGCGCCTGGAATCAGGCCTTACGGTAGAATTGAACCTTCCGGACGACAATGCACGGCTGGAGATCCTGCGCAGCAAGCGCGACCGGGCCGGCATGAACGTATCCGACGAAATTCTGGAGTTTCTGGCAAGCCGCATCCAGAAGAGCGTGCGCCGCCTGGAAGGAGCACTGCTCCGTGTAGCCACCTTTACTTCCCTGTCCGGAGACATGCCTGACATCGCCAAAATTGAGCAGCTTTTACGCGACATCCTGCGGGAAGAAACAAGCCGCATCCTGACCGTAGATTCCATCCAGAAGCGCGTGGCGGATTTTTACGAACTCAAGGTCAGCGACCTGACCGGCAAGCGCCGCCCCAACAGCATCGCCTTTCCGCGCCAGATCGCCATGTACTTGAGCCGCCGCCTGACGGAACGCTCCCTGAAGGATATCGGCCAGGCGTTCGGCGGCCGGGATCACGGCACCGTCATCCATGCGAACAAGCTGGTCGCCTCCCGTATGGAAGAGGATGTGCGCGTGAGGGATATCGTCCAGAGGCTGGAAGAGGAGTTGAGGGATTGATTTTCCTTCCCTCCAGCCCTGCTGGAAAAGCATGGTCCCGTTGAATGCCCATGGCTTTTCAAGCGGAAGAAGCGCTTCCGCGGCGCAGGGGAGAATAAGCTTGAGGCGAAAGCGGTTTGGATTAGAATCACCCTGTTCCCATTGATTCCATGATCCACGCCGACCAGCTTTCCAAAGAGTTTGGCCGCTTTCAAGCGGTAAAGAATGCCTCCTTCCAGATTGAAAAGGGGGAAATCGTAGGGTTCCTGGGGCCGAACGGCGCAGGCAAGACCACGACTTTGCGCATGCTGACCGGCTATCTGCCCCCCACTTCCGGCACAGCCACGATTGCCGGGTTCGACATTGTGAAAAATCCCCTGGAGGCTCGCAAACATCTGGGCTACCTGCCGGAACACGTGCCCCTTTACGACGACCAACGCGTCACGGAATACCTGAAATTCCGCGCCAGGCTTAAAGGCATCTCTTCCAGGCAGATCTGGCCTGCCGTCTCCAAGGTTGTAGAACAATGCGGCCTGGATCCCGTGCGCCGCAAGATGATCCGCACCCTTTCCAAAGGCTACCGCCAGCGCGTAGGCCTGGCGGACGCCCTGCTGGGGGAACCGGACCTGCTGATCCTTGACGAACCTACCAACGGTCTTGACCCCAACCAGATACGCCAGATACGCGAACTGATCAAAGGTCTGGCGGCCAACCATACCATTATTCTTTCCACCCACATTCTCAGTGAGGTGGAAATGATTTGCAACAAGGTCATCATCATTGACCAGGGAACTATCAAGGCAGCGGATACCCCCTCCAACCTGACGGCCAATCTACGGGCAGCCGGCAAGATTACTCTGGAATTCCGGGGAGACCTGGCCCTGATTACGCGGAAACTGGAAAACCTGGAACATGTGAAGAAGGTCATCCATGAAGGAACGGACGCCGACGGCTGGCATACGCTGACCGTACGCGCGGAGGCCGGGACGGATACCCGTGAAAAGGCTGCGCGCCTCCTTGCGGAACAGGGCTGCCCCCTGCGCCATATTTACCGCCACACCCCCACGCTGGAAGAAGTGTTCGTGGAAATGACCCGTAAAGATTAACCCCCCCTTTTTCCATCCCCGCCTATCCACCACCGCCCATTTCCCTTTTCTCCCCATGTCTCCAGTACTTACCATTTTCAGAAAAGAACTCAGAAGCTACGTAATGACTCCGTACGGATGGGTTATCCTGGCTTTCGTCATGGCCCTTCAGAGCGTCTCCCTGTCCGGCACGCTGAAGGCTTTTCAACTGGCCCCGCAGAAGGAAGGCATCCTGTTCTTCATCCTGCATTCTCCCATGTTCTGGTTTTACTTCCTGTTCATCTTCCCTCTGCTCACCATGCGTTCCCTGGCGGAGGAGGAAAAGACGGGAACACTGGAATCCCTGCTCACCACGCCCATCAAGACATGGCAGGTGGTTCTGGGAAAATACTTCTCCGCATACGCCTTTTACATCATCCTGTGGCTGCCCATGCTTCTCTATCCCATCCTGGCGGACTGGTCCAACCTGATTGTGCAGTGGATTTACGGATATGACGCGGGCATGGTTCTGCCTTACCGCCTGGCGGACTGGGCCGGGGCATACGCCATTCTGCTGCTGGTCGGCGCCTGGTTCACGGCCATCGGCATTTTCGCCTCCTCCATGACGGGCAGCCAGATTATTTCCGGCATCATCACCATCGGCCTGCTGGTCCTGATTTTCTTCATGGGTCTGATTCCCGTGGTGTGGGGGGAATTCCCCGCAGCGGGGATTTTCCACTACATGTCCTGCTCGGAACATCTGGACCGCTTTTCCGCCGGGCTGGTTGACACGCGCCCCGTCGTGTTTTACCTGACCATGACAGTCCTGACGCTGGCCGTCACCATCCGCATCATTGACCACCGCCGCTGGAAACACTGACTCATCCCTCCTTCACCACTTTTCATTTTTATCTATGAGCGAAACACCAGACACCCCCGCCGCGGCCGCAGAAGCCTCCCAGCCCGCCGCCCGCAAGGTCAAACGCCCCTGGATGACCTGGATCAAGCTTTTCCTGCTGTTCCTTATCGTCGTATGCCTGAATTACGTAGGCTGCCACGAGTATTACCGCCGGGACCTGACGGAAGACCAGCGTTATGAAATTTCCCGTCAGAGCATCAACATGCTCCAGTCCCCGGAAATCCAGAAGCGCAAAACCCCCGTCAAAATCACGTTCGCTTTCCTGCGCACCACGCAGAACTACACCCGCATGCGTTCTCTGCTTGAGGAGTACGAACGTTATTCCAACGGCAAGGTGAAGGTGGAGTATGTGGATCCCCTCCGCCAGCCGAACAAGGCCCGTGAAATCTCCAATATCTACGGAATTGAATTCAAGAAGAACCTGGTCATCATTGATGCCCGGGAGGATACGGAAAAAGCGCTCAAGACGTTTGAAGGCACCCAGGCGGACGCCGCCCACGTGCGCATCCTGCCCGGAGACGCCTTCGTAGTATACGCACCCGGGCCGGACGGCAAAAGCATGAAGGCAGTGGCGCTCCAGATTGAAGACATGATGACTGCCGGCATTTACGGAGCGGCCAACGGCGAACCTCGTAAAATTTATATCGCGGCGGATAAGAGCAACTTCAACGAGTCCCTGAGCAACAACCAGGAAGAAAGCATTTTCACGACGCTGGGCAAAATCTGCCGTTCCGTCAACCTGCAGCTTGTTCCCATCCGCATGAGCGGTCTGGAAGAAATTCCGGAAGACGCCGCAGGATTCATGATTATCGGTTCCAAATATGATCTGTCCCCGCAGGAGGCGGAAGTGCTCCAGTGGTACTGGGCGCGCCCGAACGCCGCCATTCTAATCATGCTGGAACCCCAGAATGACACACCCAAACAGCTTTACCGCTTTCTCCGCGAACAGGGGCTACGGCCCCAGAATGACCGCGTGATGCTCCGCAACAGGGGCAACCGTTCCGTTTTTGAAATTAACTCCATTTTCGCCCCCTCCCTGAATTGCACCCGTGAATTCTGGAATTCCAGCACCGGACTGGAAGGGGAGAGCATCTCCCTCATTCTGGATTCCGACAATGCGGCCATGGAACAGAAGCGCATTACGCCATACCCCCTCCTGGTCACAACGGAGGATTATTACGGAGAAACCAAATACAACCAGTTCCCTGCCCAGTTCGACGCAAGGGAAGACAATCCGGGCCCTCTGATGATCGGCGCGGCCCTCATCCGGGGGAATGCCGGGGACGTGAACCAGAACAAGACTACCGGGCGCCTGGTTCTGCTTGGCAATACGGACCTGCTCCAGCCCCGGCAAATCAAACCGGAACAGAGGGATTTCATGCGTACGCTGATCGGCTGGATGACGGACCGTGAAGAATTGCGTGGCCTCGGCTCCCGCCATGACCTGACCGTCAAGCTGAATCTGGATCGCAACGCCCTGGGCGTTTTGGAACTCCTGACGAATATCGGACTCCCCCTGCTGGCGCTGCTGATCGCCCTGATTATCTGGAACACGCGCCGTCATTAACTCCACCCACGCCCATTACCGGAAGCACATGCGCACATTCCGTTTTATTCTTCTCATCCTCATCACCCTCGCTTCTGTCGGAGCAGCGGTGCTCCTCATGATTGACGGCAATCTGTCCCGCATCATCGGGCGCACCGCTTTCAGTTCCGGAGAACGGCTTTTCCCGTACACCCGGGAAGAAATGAACGAGGTTTCCTGGATGCGCATCAATTGCGTGGGAGATGTCGCGGAATTCCGCCGCAAACCCAACGGCGTCTGGTGGTGCGAAAAGCCCTGGAACGACCGTATGGATCCTCGCGCGGCGGCGGCCATTCTCCAGTACACGTACTCCACCAGCATCGTGGACGCATTGC encodes the following:
- the dnaA gene encoding chromosomal replication initiator protein DnaA, encoding MTPPSELSATWSKITGALQTIMSPEVYGLWFPKFSLLEDSGKALTLVCDDPMAALWVENSYTPELKQAAMLALGTERQIKFVCTDEVASMPAAEGQPQKASSRAKTPQAADSPAAPVKKQRTSAARACLNDLYTFDSFVVYEDSRFAYQAGLSVAQSERALFNPLFLYGKSGVGKTHLLQAIGHEVLHQDSSTNVVYVTGEQFANEFIDASRTQNGQSFTKLRRKYRKADVLLVDDVQFISGKEKTVEEFLHTFDELFHAHKTIVICADAAACDISNLDPRLAARLESGLTVELNLPDDNARLEILRSKRDRAGMNVSDEILEFLASRIQKSVRRLEGALLRVATFTSLSGDMPDIAKIEQLLRDILREETSRILTVDSIQKRVADFYELKVSDLTGKRRPNSIAFPRQIAMYLSRRLTERSLKDIGQAFGGRDHGTVIHANKLVASRMEEDVRVRDIVQRLEEELRD
- a CDS encoding ABC transporter ATP-binding protein; translation: MIHADQLSKEFGRFQAVKNASFQIEKGEIVGFLGPNGAGKTTTLRMLTGYLPPTSGTATIAGFDIVKNPLEARKHLGYLPEHVPLYDDQRVTEYLKFRARLKGISSRQIWPAVSKVVEQCGLDPVRRKMIRTLSKGYRQRVGLADALLGEPDLLILDEPTNGLDPNQIRQIRELIKGLAANHTIILSTHILSEVEMICNKVIIIDQGTIKAADTPSNLTANLRAAGKITLEFRGDLALITRKLENLEHVKKVIHEGTDADGWHTLTVRAEAGTDTREKAARLLAEQGCPLRHIYRHTPTLEEVFVEMTRKD
- a CDS encoding ABC transporter permease subunit, which codes for MSPVLTIFRKELRSYVMTPYGWVILAFVMALQSVSLSGTLKAFQLAPQKEGILFFILHSPMFWFYFLFIFPLLTMRSLAEEEKTGTLESLLTTPIKTWQVVLGKYFSAYAFYIILWLPMLLYPILADWSNLIVQWIYGYDAGMVLPYRLADWAGAYAILLLVGAWFTAIGIFASSMTGSQIISGIITIGLLVLIFFMGLIPVVWGEFPAAGIFHYMSCSEHLDRFSAGLVDTRPVVFYLTMTVLTLAVTIRIIDHRRWKH
- a CDS encoding DUF7088 domain-containing protein, translating into MSETPDTPAAAAEASQPAARKVKRPWMTWIKLFLLFLIVVCLNYVGCHEYYRRDLTEDQRYEISRQSINMLQSPEIQKRKTPVKITFAFLRTTQNYTRMRSLLEEYERYSNGKVKVEYVDPLRQPNKAREISNIYGIEFKKNLVIIDAREDTEKALKTFEGTQADAAHVRILPGDAFVVYAPGPDGKSMKAVALQIEDMMTAGIYGAANGEPRKIYIAADKSNFNESLSNNQEESIFTTLGKICRSVNLQLVPIRMSGLEEIPEDAAGFMIIGSKYDLSPQEAEVLQWYWARPNAAILIMLEPQNDTPKQLYRFLREQGLRPQNDRVMLRNRGNRSVFEINSIFAPSLNCTREFWNSSTGLEGESISLILDSDNAAMEQKRITPYPLLVTTEDYYGETKYNQFPAQFDAREDNPGPLMIGAALIRGNAGDVNQNKTTGRLVLLGNTDLLQPRQIKPEQRDFMRTLIGWMTDREELRGLGSRHDLTVKLNLDRNALGVLELLTNIGLPLLALLIALIIWNTRRH